One window of the Sparus aurata chromosome 17, fSpaAur1.1, whole genome shotgun sequence genome contains the following:
- the eva1ba gene encoding eva-1 homolog Ba encodes MDVKKKEMDLLSNSIAAYAHIKANPESFGLYFVLGVCFGLVLTLCLLVIRISCKPRTNIAPSTPEKKHLKDISEEDEESEEDDDNDDGDDVEAPVLLPSTEIPVGNHTSQSDGTLSVNVFTSAEELERAQRLEERERIIREIWRNGQPDILGSGTGTIGRVHYY; translated from the exons ATGgatgtgaagaaaaaagaaatggaccTCCTGAGCAACAGCATAGCCGCATACGCGCACATCAAAG CAAACCCGGAGAGCTTCGGCCTTTACTTTGTGCTTGGGGTGTGTTTCGGCCTGGTGCTGACGCTCTGCCTCCTGGTCATCCGCATCTCCTGCAAGCCGCGCACCAACATCGCCCCCTCCACGCCCGAGAAGAAACACTTGAAGGACATCagcgaggaggacgaggagagcgAGGAGGACGACGACAACGACGACGGGGACGACGTAGAGGCGCCTGTCCTGTTGCCAAGCACGGAAATCCCCGTCGGCAACCACACCAGCCAGTCGGACGGGACGCTGAGCGTGAATGTGTTCACTTCGGCCGAGGAGCTGGAGCGTGCACAGcggctggaggagagggaacGGATCATCAGGGAGATCTGGAGGAACGGCCAGCCCGACATCCTCGGGTCGGGGACAGGGACTATTGGAAGAGTGCATTActactaa